One window of the candidate division KSB1 bacterium genome contains the following:
- a CDS encoding PIN domain-containing protein: protein MSDRLIDTNILVYAYDSSEGKKHEVANELLKKIWQEGGGVVCLQNLMEFFVVITRKVKTPVTISQAKIVIEDFLSSENWLVIDRDEDTFLSAIDLVANHEVPFWDSMIASCMKENEITQIVTENKKDFEKAPDIKVSFPF from the coding sequence ATGTCAGATAGACTAATCGACACAAACATTCTGGTTTACGCCTATGATTCTTCTGAAGGAAAGAAGCATGAAGTTGCCAATGAACTTTTAAAGAAAATCTGGCAAGAAGGCGGCGGTGTTGTCTGTCTGCAGAACTTAATGGAATTTTTTGTGGTTATCACTCGAAAAGTAAAGACTCCGGTGACTATTTCTCAGGCAAAGATTGTGATCGAGGATTTTCTATCATCAGAAAATTGGTTGGTTATTGACCGAGATGAAGACACTTTTCTCAGTGCCATAGATCTGGTTGCAAATCATGAGGTACCTTTTTGGGATTCAATGATTGCCTCTTGTATGAAAGAAAATGAAATAACCCAAATCGTAACTGAAAATAAAAAGGACTTTGAAAAAGCACCGGATATAAAAGTAAGCTTTCCCTTCTAA
- a CDS encoding addiction module protein → MSGNTEKILAEALELQPIERAELVEELLSSFEFPTRKSIDEMWAAEVEDRIDAYERGDLTSTSAKEVFDKIDGK, encoded by the coding sequence ATGTCTGGAAATACTGAGAAAATTTTAGCCGAGGCTCTTGAATTACAACCGATTGAACGTGCAGAACTCGTTGAAGAACTGCTATCGAGTTTTGAGTTCCCCACAAGAAAATCGATCGATGAAATGTGGGCTGCAGAAGTTGAAGACAGAATTGATGCCTACGAAAGAGGAGATCTTACCTCGACATCTGCGAAGGAAGTTTTTGATAAAATCGATGGAAAATAA
- the pelG gene encoding exopolysaccharide Pel transporter PelG yields MAGIGFQLRKIFEKDTYADTLRGAIMAATIAGGPIFFSIICLILLGIFATFISGQEMDLFLVTLVYVFAFSLISTGIIQLLITRYLSDLIYVNETSRILPSFSAVLALTIIFQLVIGLPFILFWDIDFSYKLTALILFITVGCNWQLLVFMSALKNYRIVFIAFIVGLCTGFFLAMFLGERFGLTGFLHGYTIGQIILMFVMLARMFVEFKSAIKPTFQFLKYLNKVPLLILIGFCYNAGIWIDKIIFWFSPEGQEVHSLLYAFRDYDTATFFAFLTTIPSYTYFLVKVETDFYGHFRGFFHAILSKQPYMQIKSQKKNIAISVKESLAGLIKIQGVVTLLCLLFSKEIAVFFGIPVLGTMILEKTLIAVFLQMLLLTVMIFLLYFDIRKEVAIVTGVFFLANMGLTLLTLKLGYVFYGYGYLFACLIALIVGYAFLNRHLHRLEYHTFVSQPLAG; encoded by the coding sequence ATGGCAGGAATCGGATTTCAACTTAGAAAAATATTTGAAAAAGATACTTACGCGGACACCCTGCGCGGGGCGATCATGGCTGCAACAATTGCCGGCGGGCCGATTTTCTTCTCAATTATCTGTTTGATTCTACTCGGCATTTTTGCCACGTTCATTTCCGGGCAAGAGATGGATCTTTTTCTTGTGACCCTTGTTTACGTCTTCGCTTTTTCGCTTATTTCGACGGGAATCATTCAACTACTTATCACCCGTTATCTTTCGGATTTAATTTATGTCAATGAAACCAGCCGGATTCTACCTTCTTTTAGCGCGGTGCTCGCACTCACCATCATTTTTCAATTAGTGATCGGTCTGCCATTTATTCTGTTTTGGGATATCGACTTTTCTTATAAACTGACCGCTCTTATTCTTTTTATCACCGTCGGCTGTAACTGGCAGCTTCTGGTTTTTATGAGCGCACTGAAGAATTATCGAATCGTTTTTATAGCCTTCATTGTCGGATTATGTACCGGCTTTTTCCTTGCTATGTTTTTGGGAGAAAGATTTGGCCTCACCGGATTTCTGCACGGCTACACCATCGGGCAGATAATTTTGATGTTCGTCATGCTTGCAAGAATGTTCGTCGAATTTAAAAGCGCCATAAAACCTACCTTTCAGTTTCTCAAATACTTAAACAAAGTGCCTCTGCTTATTCTAATCGGGTTCTGCTACAACGCCGGAATCTGGATCGACAAAATTATCTTCTGGTTCAGTCCGGAAGGTCAGGAAGTTCATTCACTTTTATACGCATTTCGCGACTACGACACGGCAACCTTCTTTGCGTTTTTGACCACCATCCCATCCTATACCTATTTCCTGGTGAAAGTTGAGACGGATTTTTACGGCCACTTCAGAGGTTTTTTTCATGCAATTTTAAGCAAGCAGCCTTACATGCAAATCAAGAGTCAGAAAAAGAACATCGCCATTTCCGTGAAAGAGAGTTTGGCCGGTTTGATCAAGATTCAGGGTGTGGTGACGCTGTTGTGTTTGCTGTTCTCAAAAGAGATTGCTGTCTTTTTTGGCATTCCGGTTCTCGGAACGATGATTCTCGAAAAAACCCTGATCGCCGTCTTCCTGCAAATGCTCCTGCTGACGGTCATGATCTTCCTGCTCTATTTCGACATTCGAAAGGAAGTTGCAATCGTCACCGGCGTCTTTTTTCTCGCCAATATGGGTCTCACCCTTTTGACCTTGAAACTGGGCTATGTTTTTTATGGCTATGGCTACCTCTTTGCCTGCCTCATTGCCCTCATTGTTGGATACGCTTTCCTGAACCGGCATTTGCATCGGTTGGAATATCATACTTTTGTCAGCCAGCCTTTGGCGGGGTAA
- the pelF gene encoding GT4 family glycosyltransferase PelF, whose protein sequence is MKPKTDICLLLEGTYPYVTGGVSSWVHQLISSLQEFTFSLVVILPNKNFPQEAKYPVPQNVAEIKQVYLHDYELPRGTSGKLEKSSWQNLEKFHRNPAGKEENYSFESLYRDFFNPDSRGIAPAKILNAKESWEILKKLYREKAQDESFIDYFWTFRFMHVPIFKILSTDLPDARLYHTVSTGYAGLLAVTGKLRYNRPILLTEHGIYTRERRIEISRADWIYEKDPDQIKIRRSQSRFKDLWNNMFVSLSELCYDYADSIITLFGGNQEYQLQDGADARKMMLIPNGVDVETYERLQREEKPDPEELVLGLMGRVVPIKDVKTFIRACKVVANTVLKFKVYIMGPTDEDQTYYEECVKLVELLGLNKIIEFTGRVDVREYYPKIDILALTSISEAQPLVILEANCMGIPVVSTDVGACRELLYGRTAEDRALGKSGFIAGITNSDEIGQAILRISESGGLRKRMGEAGKKRVAQFYNKTSLDNKYRKLYQHYKAA, encoded by the coding sequence ATGAAACCGAAAACTGACATTTGCTTACTTTTAGAAGGAACGTACCCTTACGTTACCGGCGGGGTATCTTCATGGGTGCATCAACTGATCAGCAGCCTTCAGGAATTCACTTTCTCACTCGTTGTTATTTTACCGAATAAAAATTTCCCGCAAGAGGCAAAATACCCGGTTCCTCAAAACGTTGCCGAAATAAAGCAGGTCTATCTGCATGACTATGAATTGCCCAGAGGGACCTCGGGCAAGTTGGAAAAAAGTTCCTGGCAGAATCTGGAAAAATTTCATCGGAATCCGGCAGGCAAAGAAGAAAACTATTCTTTCGAGTCCCTTTATAGAGATTTCTTTAACCCGGATTCGCGGGGAATCGCTCCAGCAAAAATCCTGAATGCGAAAGAATCGTGGGAGATTCTCAAAAAACTTTATCGGGAAAAAGCTCAGGATGAGTCTTTTATCGACTATTTCTGGACCTTCCGGTTTATGCACGTGCCGATTTTCAAAATTCTTTCCACCGACCTGCCGGATGCGCGCCTTTACCACACCGTTTCTACAGGTTATGCGGGTCTTTTGGCCGTCACAGGGAAACTTAGATATAACCGGCCGATCCTCCTGACCGAACACGGTATTTACACCCGCGAACGGCGCATCGAAATCAGCCGGGCGGATTGGATTTACGAGAAAGACCCTGACCAAATTAAAATACGCCGCTCACAAAGCCGGTTCAAAGACCTTTGGAATAACATGTTTGTCAGCTTAAGTGAATTGTGTTACGATTACGCAGATTCGATCATCACGCTTTTTGGCGGCAACCAGGAATACCAGCTTCAGGACGGCGCGGATGCGAGGAAAATGATGCTCATACCAAACGGCGTGGATGTGGAGACTTATGAACGCTTGCAAAGAGAGGAAAAACCGGACCCGGAAGAACTTGTTTTGGGACTCATGGGTCGAGTCGTTCCAATCAAAGATGTGAAGACTTTCATTCGTGCTTGTAAAGTAGTCGCCAACACGGTCTTGAAATTTAAAGTTTATATTATGGGCCCGACCGACGAGGACCAAACTTATTATGAGGAATGCGTCAAGCTGGTCGAGCTTTTGGGGCTAAATAAGATCATCGAGTTTACCGGCAGAGTGGATGTGCGGGAATATTATCCCAAGATAGATATTCTGGCGCTAACCAGCATTAGCGAGGCGCAGCCTCTGGTCATTCTCGAAGCCAATTGTATGGGCATTCCGGTGGTCTCAACGGATGTGGGCGCCTGCCGGGAGCTGCTTTACGGCCGGACTGCGGAAGACCGGGCGCTTGGCAAGAGCGGCTTCATCGCAGGGATTACAAATTCGGACGAAATCGGTCAGGCGATTCTCAGGATTTCGGAGTCCGGGGGGCTCAGAAAAAGAATGGGCGAGGCGGGGAAAAAACGGGTAGCGCAATTTTATAACAAAACCAGTTTGGATAATAAATACCGGAAACTTTATCAGCATTACAAGGCGGCGTAA
- a CDS encoding tetratricopeptide repeat protein yields MNRAKNILLHIGIIIVVVLELLAGYWLITASSSMRPWLFGGHILLVAIFTFLFKNIKSEKFQENSNFTYVAFAIASVLPVYGMLGMFSVYLYVRNAKTQAREYFETDEHFDSDRRNVWIKDVARDAIDIKRDEIEVDAFRDVLRTNDPQLEENAINKLSRSLTKKSVNILKDVVKTSTTDTKILAASALTEMEDKIITKIDTIRTQVGQNPDDDTVLELARAYDLYCHLGVLDTVSEKHYQNLALEQYETFLQKQAEHRTASLEYGRILLNAGRTEDAIKNLRLALALSPEDVNPQIWLAEAYYRSQDYDNVRKLCTKLADRKKLPENIQEVVDCWTTQDDVVV; encoded by the coding sequence ATGAATCGCGCAAAAAACATTCTCCTCCACATAGGTATTATAATCGTTGTCGTACTTGAACTTTTGGCGGGGTACTGGCTCATCACCGCTTCAAGTTCGATGCGGCCTTGGTTATTCGGCGGGCATATTCTTCTGGTTGCGATTTTCACGTTCCTTTTTAAGAACATCAAATCCGAGAAGTTTCAGGAGAACAGCAATTTCACCTACGTGGCATTTGCAATCGCGTCGGTGCTGCCTGTCTACGGCATGCTGGGAATGTTCTCGGTTTATCTCTACGTTCGTAATGCTAAAACACAGGCTCGGGAATATTTCGAAACTGATGAACATTTTGATTCGGATCGCCGCAACGTTTGGATCAAGGATGTTGCGCGGGATGCAATTGATATTAAACGCGATGAGATAGAGGTCGATGCCTTCCGGGACGTCCTCCGAACCAACGATCCGCAGTTGGAAGAAAACGCAATTAATAAACTCTCCCGGTCGCTGACGAAGAAGTCGGTCAATATTTTAAAGGATGTTGTTAAGACCAGTACCACAGATACGAAAATTTTAGCGGCTTCGGCTTTAACAGAAATGGAAGACAAGATCATTACCAAAATTGACACCATAAGAACACAGGTTGGCCAGAACCCGGATGATGACACCGTTTTGGAATTGGCACGCGCTTACGATTTATACTGCCATCTCGGCGTTTTGGACACCGTGAGTGAAAAGCATTACCAGAACCTCGCTTTGGAGCAGTACGAAACTTTTCTGCAGAAGCAAGCAGAACATAGAACAGCGTCTTTGGAGTACGGCAGGATTCTACTCAACGCTGGAAGAACCGAGGATGCGATCAAGAATTTGAGATTGGCGCTTGCTCTTTCTCCGGAAGATGTGAATCCGCAAATTTGGCTGGCAGAGGCGTATTATCGTTCTCAGGATTATGACAATGTGAGGAAGCTTTGTACGAAGTTAGCGGATAGGAAAAAGCTGCCGGAGAATATTCAAGAAGTCGTGGATTGTTGGACAACTCAAGATGATGTGGTAGTTTAA
- a CDS encoding diguanylate cyclase produces MLRKYYFIFETLIGLAILLAIDIAFLKNTSVYQNIHPHPYWIVILLIACRYGTVQGALAGGLAAIVYIAISAKTGEINFSHDVFPRGVFKYPFLFILVGGILGEIRSIYKKKYIKLEKKHNELQGDLQNLELLHWALTDSKKKLEKRIAYQSGTMLNLLERLNTMEMLELDRLYPQCLELLEEHLNVTCSSIYLIKNNRLKLFTRRGKIEQSKLPAEIELTHGMMGEVVTNKKAITINQSNFDDQMAKFQKLDLMMCAPIKRKDGAVLGVINVERIPFFDFTANSVQIFETFCHWISNIVDKALQFNHLKDRNIADEITGAYNHLYFQKRLSYEVARAKRFNTSLTLVLLQVWKFIEMDDGERKNVLVVLNGIFKNVLRQTDIIAKYNSDDTFAIILPCQVSANVEKMMARLMAQIIECKFNPFQDSDEVLKVKYAMSSLQPSEGSYESLIQTAEERLNYSGQRRAADIFADIGYLFGSNSSGLEKKSKERFVKYK; encoded by the coding sequence ATGCTAAGAAAATACTACTTCATTTTTGAAACGCTAATCGGGTTGGCCATACTCCTTGCCATCGATATAGCATTTCTGAAAAATACCAGTGTTTATCAAAATATCCATCCGCATCCTTATTGGATAGTCATTTTGCTCATTGCCTGCCGTTACGGGACCGTGCAAGGCGCGTTAGCGGGTGGACTGGCAGCGATCGTTTATATCGCAATCAGTGCGAAAACAGGCGAAATCAATTTCAGTCATGACGTTTTTCCGCGCGGGGTTTTTAAATATCCATTTCTGTTCATATTAGTCGGCGGGATTCTTGGCGAGATTCGCAGTATTTATAAAAAAAAGTACATAAAGCTCGAAAAGAAACACAATGAATTGCAAGGTGATCTCCAGAATTTGGAATTGCTGCATTGGGCTTTGACCGATTCCAAAAAGAAGCTAGAGAAACGAATCGCCTACCAATCCGGCACGATGCTGAATCTTCTCGAACGCCTCAATACCATGGAAATGTTAGAGCTGGATCGATTATATCCCCAGTGTCTTGAATTATTAGAGGAGCACTTGAATGTGACCTGCTCTTCTATTTACCTGATTAAAAATAATCGCCTGAAGCTGTTTACGCGCCGAGGAAAAATTGAGCAAAGTAAATTACCCGCTGAGATAGAACTCACTCACGGCATGATGGGCGAAGTGGTGACAAATAAAAAAGCGATCACGATCAATCAGAGCAATTTTGACGACCAGATGGCCAAATTTCAAAAACTGGACCTCATGATGTGCGCCCCCATCAAAAGAAAAGACGGTGCCGTTTTGGGTGTGATTAATGTCGAGCGGATTCCGTTTTTCGATTTTACCGCTAACTCGGTGCAAATTTTTGAAACGTTCTGTCACTGGATTTCAAATATCGTCGACAAAGCGCTTCAGTTCAACCATTTAAAAGATAGAAATATCGCAGACGAAATCACCGGCGCCTATAATCATCTTTATTTCCAAAAGCGCTTGTCTTATGAAGTAGCGCGGGCAAAACGCTTCAACACCAGTCTGACGTTGGTTCTGCTGCAGGTATGGAAGTTTATCGAAATGGATGACGGCGAACGGAAAAATGTGCTTGTGGTTTTAAACGGCATTTTCAAAAATGTATTGCGCCAAACGGACATTATTGCCAAATACAACAGCGATGATACTTTTGCCATTATTCTGCCCTGTCAGGTCAGCGCTAACGTTGAAAAAATGATGGCACGGTTGATGGCTCAAATAATTGAATGTAAATTCAACCCATTCCAGGATAGTGACGAAGTCCTGAAAGTAAAATACGCCATGAGCAGTCTGCAGCCTTCCGAGGGGTCATACGAAAGTTTGATCCAGACAGCGGAAGAACGGCTCAATTATTCAGGTCAGCGCAGAGCCGCAGATATTTTTGCGGATATTGGCTATTTGTTCGGGTCGAATAGCAGTGGATTGGAAAAAAAATCAAAAGAAAGGTTCGTTAAATATAAGTAA